A genomic region of Acidobacteriota bacterium contains the following coding sequences:
- a CDS encoding co-chaperone GroES — MKIKPLHDRVLVKRIEEAQKTKGGIIIPDTAKEKPQEGEVIAVGQGKRDDQGKVHPLEVKKGDRVLFGKYSGTEVKIEGEEYVILREDEILGIVG, encoded by the coding sequence ATGAAGATCAAGCCTCTCCACGATCGCGTGCTCGTCAAGCGGATCGAGGAGGCCCAGAAGACCAAGGGCGGGATCATCATCCCCGACACGGCGAAGGAAAAGCCGCAGGAGGGGGAGGTGATCGCGGTCGGCCAGGGTAAGCGGGACGACCAGGGCAAGGTGCATCCGCTCGAGGTCAAGAAGGGCGACAGGGTGCTGTTCGGCAAGTACTCCGGAACCGAGGTCAAGATCGAGGGTGAGGAGTACGTGATCCTGCGCGAGGACGAGATCCTCGGCATCGTCGGCTGA